In Nocardia asteroides, a single genomic region encodes these proteins:
- the lhgO gene encoding L-2-hydroxyglutarate oxidase → MTAAPRSAEYDFCVIGAGIVGVATAHRILRRHPGASLLLLEKEQAAATHQTGHNSGVVHSGIYYEPGSLKAELCARGARWTVEFARAAGIPVEVCGKLLVATDSVEHERMLALHRRSVDNGVEVERIDAAELARREPRIRGVGALFVPSTAIVDYPAIVRALLAEAVAAGAEVVYGAAVTAIAETAERVTVAGPSGSWTARRLVVCGGLQADRLARIAGLPADFRIVPFRGEYYRLPTERARLVRTLIYPIPDPALPFLGVHLSPTIHGELTVGPNAVLGLAREKYRKWSVEPRDLRAVLGYRGFHRLAREHVRTGARELRNSMFRRGYLAECRRYCPELELADLRPHPAGIRAQAVLPDGTLVHDFLLGRTARSVHVFNAPSPAATSAVPIAEHIVDQLDSLASAPAPGR, encoded by the coding sequence ATGACCGCCGCGCCCCGCTCCGCCGAGTACGACTTCTGCGTGATCGGCGCGGGCATCGTCGGCGTGGCGACGGCGCACCGGATCCTGCGGCGGCACCCGGGCGCGTCGCTACTGCTGCTGGAGAAGGAGCAGGCGGCGGCCACGCACCAGACCGGGCACAACAGCGGCGTCGTGCACTCCGGCATCTACTACGAGCCGGGCAGCCTCAAGGCGGAGCTGTGCGCGCGCGGCGCGCGCTGGACCGTCGAATTCGCCCGCGCCGCGGGTATTCCGGTCGAGGTGTGCGGAAAGCTCCTGGTGGCAACGGATTCGGTGGAGCACGAGCGGATGCTGGCGCTGCACCGGCGCTCGGTCGACAACGGGGTCGAGGTGGAGCGGATCGACGCCGCCGAGCTGGCCCGCCGGGAGCCCCGGATCCGCGGGGTCGGTGCGCTTTTCGTGCCGAGCACGGCCATCGTGGACTACCCGGCCATCGTCCGCGCGCTGCTGGCCGAGGCCGTCGCCGCGGGCGCGGAGGTGGTGTACGGCGCGGCGGTGACGGCCATCGCCGAGACCGCGGAGCGGGTGACCGTGGCCGGCCCCTCCGGCAGCTGGACGGCCCGGCGGCTGGTGGTCTGCGGCGGGCTGCAGGCCGACCGGCTGGCGCGCATCGCCGGGCTGCCAGCCGACTTCCGCATCGTGCCGTTCCGCGGCGAGTACTACCGGCTGCCCACCGAGCGCGCGCGGCTCGTGCGCACGCTGATCTACCCGATCCCGGACCCGGCGCTGCCCTTCCTCGGGGTGCACCTGAGCCCGACCATCCACGGCGAGCTGACCGTCGGCCCGAACGCGGTGCTCGGGCTGGCCAGGGAGAAGTACCGCAAGTGGTCGGTCGAGCCGCGCGATCTGCGCGCGGTGCTCGGCTACCGCGGCTTCCACCGGCTGGCCCGCGAACACGTCCGCACCGGGGCGCGCGAGTTGCGCAATTCGATGTTCCGGCGCGGGTACCTCGCCGAGTGCAGGCGCTACTGCCCCGAGCTCGAGCTCGCCGACCTGCGACCGCACCCGGCGGGCATCCGGGCCCAGGCGGTGCTGCCGGACGGCACCCTGGTGCACGACTTCCTGCTCGGCCGGACGGCCCGCTCGGTGCACGTCTTCAACGCCCCGTCACCGGCCGCGACCTCGGCCGTGCCGATCGCCGAGCACATCGTCGACCAGCTCGATTCGCTCGCCTCCGCGCCGGCGCCGGGGCGCTGA
- a CDS encoding MCE family protein: MIGVRRTALAVTAAATVALLTGCGISVENVPLPKPGASGDTYTLRAVFENALNLPDQAKVKIGGSDVGVVSDISTKNFQAFVDMQIRSDIELPEGTTAELRQATPLGDVFVAVSKPVAPPGTPTLKDGATLPIEATSAGATVEELLVSVSMLFNGGGIASLTRLGTELDSIVGGRGEQLAHLITEMTGVVGSLNDNSTRIDSVLGEFGALSNTLESRRGELGQVADTLPQMIGAIAENNRALGDLLQRIAVTSAALGDYANTSGGDLASLLDNLSNLMDALAATGDDFGAAMEQLHLIAPKVDASFRGKTLAVFATVSNLDIGLLTDPPNSKLPDQTDLNDFVGSFIQVLQVVQSRVNGAPR, from the coding sequence ATGATCGGAGTGCGCCGCACGGCGCTCGCCGTCACCGCCGCCGCGACGGTGGCGCTGCTCACCGGCTGCGGCATCTCGGTGGAGAACGTGCCGCTGCCCAAGCCGGGCGCCTCCGGCGACACCTACACCCTGCGCGCGGTCTTCGAGAACGCGCTGAACCTGCCGGACCAGGCCAAGGTGAAGATCGGCGGCTCGGACGTCGGGGTGGTCTCCGACATCTCGACCAAGAACTTCCAGGCCTTCGTCGACATGCAGATCCGCTCGGACATCGAGCTGCCCGAGGGCACCACCGCCGAGCTGCGCCAGGCCACCCCGCTCGGCGACGTCTTCGTCGCGGTCTCCAAACCGGTCGCGCCGCCCGGAACGCCGACCCTGAAGGACGGCGCCACGCTGCCGATCGAGGCCACATCGGCCGGCGCCACCGTTGAGGAGCTGCTCGTCTCGGTCTCCATGCTCTTCAACGGCGGCGGCATCGCCAGCCTGACCAGGCTCGGCACCGAGCTGGACTCCATCGTCGGCGGCCGCGGCGAGCAGCTGGCGCACCTGATCACCGAGATGACCGGTGTCGTCGGCAGCCTGAACGACAACAGCACGCGGATCGACAGCGTGCTCGGCGAGTTCGGCGCGCTCTCCAACACCCTGGAATCGCGCCGCGGCGAGCTGGGCCAGGTGGCGGACACACTGCCGCAGATGATCGGCGCCATCGCGGAGAACAACCGGGCGCTCGGCGACTTGCTACAGCGCATCGCGGTGACCAGCGCGGCGCTCGGCGACTACGCGAACACCTCCGGCGGCGACCTGGCCTCGCTGCTGGACAACCTGAGCAACCTGATGGACGCGCTCGCCGCCACCGGCGACGATTTCGGCGCCGCCATGGAGCAGCTGCACCTCATCGCGCCGAAGGTGGACGCCAGCTTCCGCGGCAAAACCCTCGCCGTCTTCGCCACCGTCTCCAACCTGGACATCGGGCTGCTCACCGACCCGCCGAACAGCAAGCTGCCGGACCAGACCGACCTGAACGATTTCGTCGGCAGCTTCATCCAGGTGCTGCAGGTGGTCCAGAGCCGGGTGAACGGAGCGCCGCGATGA
- a CDS encoding TIGR03084 family metal-binding protein, with amino-acid sequence MADLDALLADFADESAELERLVAPLDPAGWQRPTPAPGWTIAHQIGHLAWTDGVATRSATDPDGFARMLIEAAPRVTTFVDEGAEEAAAAPPAVLLRRWREGRAALVAALRAVPEGAKVPWFGPPMRPGSMITARLMETWAHGQDVADALGVTREPTHRLRAVAHIGARTRDFAYTVHGRTPPAAEFRIELTAPDGALWSWGPADAEQRITAPALDFCLLVTQRRHPDDLAVRVTGADAAEWLTIAQAFAGPSGAGRAKGQFG; translated from the coding sequence ATGGCCGACCTGGACGCGCTGCTCGCCGACTTCGCCGACGAATCCGCCGAGCTGGAACGCTTGGTCGCGCCGCTCGACCCGGCGGGCTGGCAGCGTCCCACCCCCGCCCCCGGCTGGACCATCGCGCACCAGATCGGCCACCTGGCCTGGACCGACGGGGTCGCCACGCGCTCCGCTACCGACCCCGACGGCTTCGCCCGCATGCTCATCGAGGCGGCCCCGCGCGTCACCACCTTCGTTGACGAGGGCGCCGAGGAGGCGGCGGCCGCCCCGCCCGCGGTACTGCTGCGGCGCTGGCGCGAGGGCCGTGCCGCCCTGGTCGCGGCGCTGCGCGCGGTGCCGGAGGGCGCGAAGGTGCCGTGGTTCGGCCCGCCCATGCGGCCGGGGTCGATGATTACCGCCCGGCTGATGGAGACGTGGGCGCACGGCCAGGACGTGGCGGACGCGCTCGGCGTCACCAGGGAGCCGACGCACCGGCTGCGCGCGGTGGCGCACATCGGCGCCCGCACCCGCGACTTCGCCTACACCGTGCACGGCCGGACCCCGCCGGCGGCCGAGTTCCGGATCGAGCTGACCGCGCCGGACGGCGCGCTCTGGAGCTGGGGACCGGCCGACGCCGAGCAGCGGATCACCGCCCCCGCGCTCGACTTCTGCCTGCTGGTGACGCAGCGCAGGCACCCGGACGACCTGGCGGTCCGGGTGACAGGCGCCGATGCGGCGGAGTGGCTGACGATCGCGCAGGCCTTCGCCGGGCCGAGCGGGGCCGGGCGGGCGAAGGGTCAGTTCGGCTGA
- the lon gene encoding endopeptidase La produces MVVPIELDESAQAAIDAARAAKEGQVLVAPRLDEGYATYGVVATVEQVGRLRGGAPAAVLKAERRARIGHGVTGPGAALWVEAEPVELPPADGRTRELADEYKKLVVSVLQRREAWQIIDAVNQLAEPSEIADTAGYASYLTGEQKREMLETPDPAARLTRLIEWTRAHIAEAEVTEKIGDEVRENLEKTQREFLLRQQLNAIRKELGEDEPDGADDYRTRVEGAELPDEVRAAALREVGRLERAGDQSPESGWIRTWLDTVLELPWTARTTDNTDVTAARAVLDADHHGLDEVKDRMVEYLAVRARRAARGLEVVGGRGSGAVLVLVGPPGVGKTSLGESVARALGRKFVRVALGGVRDEAEIRGHRRTYVGALPGRIVRAMKEAGSMNPVVLLDEIDKVGSDYRGDPAAALLEVLDPAQNHTFRDHYLDLDLDLSDVLFVATANVMDTIPGPLLDRMELITVDGYTEDDKVAIARDFLVPRQLERNALTGDEVTVTDAALREMAANYTREAGVRQLERLIAKGLRKAATKLSADGSGPLTIGLGELKEYLGRPRFTPDSMERTSVPGVATGLAVTGAGGDVLYIEANSAEGERSLTLTGQLGDVMKESAQIALTYVRSHLAEIGIEPAVLDRNIHIHFPAGAVPKDGPSAGVTMVTALVSLALGRNVRGDVGMTGEVTLNGRVLPIGGVKQKLLAAQRAGLKTVFIPARNEPDLDEVPADVLEALDVRPVADVAEILGYAIEPVAEPALDGPAFAATA; encoded by the coding sequence ATGGTCGTGCCCATCGAACTGGACGAATCGGCGCAGGCGGCGATCGATGCCGCCCGTGCCGCGAAGGAAGGCCAGGTGCTGGTGGCACCGCGGCTGGACGAGGGGTACGCGACGTACGGCGTCGTGGCCACCGTCGAACAGGTCGGCCGGTTGCGCGGGGGCGCGCCCGCCGCGGTGCTGAAGGCCGAGCGCCGGGCCCGGATCGGGCACGGGGTGACCGGGCCGGGCGCCGCGCTCTGGGTGGAGGCCGAGCCGGTGGAGCTCCCACCGGCGGACGGGCGCACCAGGGAACTGGCCGACGAATACAAGAAGCTCGTGGTCTCGGTGCTACAGCGGCGTGAGGCCTGGCAGATCATCGACGCGGTGAACCAGCTGGCCGAGCCGTCCGAGATCGCCGACACCGCGGGCTACGCCTCCTACCTGACCGGCGAGCAGAAGCGCGAGATGCTGGAGACCCCGGACCCGGCCGCCCGGCTGACCAGGCTCATCGAGTGGACCCGCGCGCACATCGCCGAGGCCGAGGTCACCGAGAAGATCGGTGACGAGGTCAGGGAGAACCTGGAGAAGACGCAGCGCGAGTTCCTGCTGCGCCAGCAGTTGAACGCCATCCGCAAGGAGCTGGGCGAGGACGAGCCGGACGGCGCGGACGACTACCGCACCCGGGTCGAGGGGGCCGAGCTCCCGGACGAGGTGCGCGCGGCCGCGCTGCGCGAGGTCGGCAGGCTGGAGCGGGCCGGCGACCAGAGCCCGGAGTCGGGCTGGATCCGCACCTGGCTGGACACCGTGCTCGAGCTGCCGTGGACCGCGCGGACCACCGACAACACCGACGTCACCGCGGCCCGCGCGGTGCTGGACGCCGACCACCACGGCCTGGACGAGGTCAAGGACCGGATGGTGGAGTACCTGGCGGTCCGGGCCAGGCGCGCCGCGCGCGGCCTCGAGGTGGTCGGCGGCCGCGGCTCCGGCGCGGTGCTCGTGCTGGTCGGCCCGCCCGGCGTCGGCAAGACCTCGCTCGGCGAGTCGGTGGCGCGGGCGCTGGGCCGGAAGTTCGTCCGGGTCGCGCTCGGCGGGGTCAGGGACGAGGCCGAGATCCGCGGGCACCGGCGCACCTACGTCGGCGCGCTGCCCGGCCGGATCGTGCGCGCCATGAAGGAGGCCGGGTCGATGAACCCGGTGGTGCTGCTCGACGAGATCGACAAGGTCGGCTCGGACTACCGGGGCGACCCGGCGGCCGCGCTGCTCGAGGTGCTCGACCCGGCGCAGAACCACACCTTCCGCGACCACTACCTCGACCTCGATCTCGACCTCTCCGACGTGCTGTTCGTGGCGACGGCCAATGTCATGGACACCATCCCCGGCCCGCTGCTCGACCGCATGGAGCTGATCACGGTCGACGGTTACACCGAGGACGACAAGGTCGCCATCGCGCGCGACTTCCTGGTGCCCCGGCAGCTGGAGCGCAACGCCCTGACCGGTGACGAGGTGACCGTCACCGACGCGGCGCTGCGCGAGATGGCGGCGAACTACACCCGCGAGGCAGGCGTCCGCCAGCTGGAGCGGCTGATCGCGAAGGGGCTGCGCAAGGCGGCCACCAAGCTCTCGGCCGACGGCTCCGGGCCGCTGACCATCGGGCTCGGCGAGCTGAAGGAGTACCTGGGCAGGCCGCGCTTCACCCCGGACTCCATGGAGCGCACCTCGGTGCCGGGCGTGGCGACCGGGCTCGCGGTCACCGGCGCGGGCGGCGACGTGCTCTACATCGAGGCCAACTCGGCCGAGGGCGAGCGCTCGCTGACACTGACCGGGCAGCTGGGCGACGTCATGAAGGAATCCGCGCAGATCGCGCTGACCTACGTGCGCTCGCACCTGGCCGAGATCGGGATCGAGCCCGCGGTGCTGGACCGCAACATCCACATCCACTTCCCGGCGGGCGCGGTGCCGAAGGACGGGCCGTCGGCGGGCGTCACCATGGTGACGGCGCTGGTCTCGCTGGCGCTGGGCCGGAATGTGCGCGGTGACGTCGGGATGACCGGCGAGGTCACGCTGAACGGCCGGGTGCTGCCGATCGGCGGCGTGAAGCAGAAGCTGCTCGCCGCGCAGCGGGCGGGGTTGAAGACGGTCTTCATCCCGGCGCGCAACGAGCCCGACCTGGACGAGGTCCCCGCCGACGTGCTCGAGGCGCTGGATGTGCGCCCGGTCGCGGACGTGGCGGAGATCCTCGGCTACGCCATCGAGCCGGTCGCCGAACCGGCGCTGGACGGTCCGGCCTTCGCCGCCACCGCCTGA
- a CDS encoding ribonuclease H family protein, with the protein MIIVSTDGSCLRNPGGAVGWAWVNHTGGSASGGASTGTNQIAELRAILEAIVAHPGPEPLLLESDSLYAIKCASEWISAWRVNGWRTATGGAVKNAELVKQIDRAISGRPGPVRFRWVRGHVGNYYNEQADALAGEAARKAAATAAVADAVTAEIPAVTAEPVEVVRPEQPAAAVPSLTLF; encoded by the coding sequence ATGATCATCGTGAGCACCGACGGGTCCTGCCTGCGCAATCCGGGCGGCGCCGTCGGCTGGGCCTGGGTGAACCACACCGGCGGCTCCGCGAGCGGCGGCGCCTCGACGGGCACGAATCAGATCGCCGAGCTGCGCGCCATCCTGGAGGCGATCGTGGCGCACCCCGGGCCGGAGCCGCTGCTGCTGGAGAGCGATTCGCTCTACGCCATCAAGTGCGCCTCGGAGTGGATCTCCGCCTGGCGGGTGAACGGCTGGCGCACCGCGACCGGGGGTGCGGTGAAGAACGCCGAGCTGGTCAAGCAGATCGACCGGGCCATCTCCGGCCGGCCGGGGCCGGTGCGCTTCCGCTGGGTGCGCGGCCACGTCGGCAACTACTACAACGAGCAGGCGGACGCGCTGGCCGGGGAGGCGGCGCGCAAGGCCGCCGCCACCGCGGCGGTGGCCGATGCCGTGACCGCGGAGATTCCCGCGGTCACGGCCGAGCCGGTGGAGGTCGTCCGGCCGGAGCAGCCTGCCGCGGCGGTGCCGTCGCTGACCCTGTTCTGA
- a CDS encoding dienelactone hydrolase family protein produces the protein MQTIDIATPDGTSDALFVHPGSGTHPAVLLFPDAFGPRPALTELAETISARGYAVLLPNLFYRAGRAPVVELPDFVGPENRHAVFDKIRPLMARLTPELALRDAGAYLDWLAAAPEVADGGVGLTGYCMGAALVLRTAAAYPERVAAGAGFHGGRLASDAADSPHLDADRITAELYFGHADADPSLPPEQIERLNKALDSAGVRYRAEVYAGAAHGFTQRDLASYDAEADARHLRELGALLDRALG, from the coding sequence ATGCAGACCATCGACATCGCCACCCCGGACGGCACCTCCGACGCGTTGTTCGTCCACCCCGGCTCCGGCACGCACCCCGCCGTGCTGCTCTTCCCGGATGCCTTCGGCCCGCGCCCCGCGCTCACCGAGCTCGCCGAGACCATTTCGGCGCGCGGCTACGCCGTGCTGCTGCCGAACCTCTTCTACCGGGCCGGGCGCGCGCCGGTGGTCGAGCTGCCCGACTTCGTCGGCCCGGAGAACCGGCACGCGGTCTTCGACAAGATCCGCCCGCTGATGGCGCGGCTCACCCCCGAGCTCGCGCTCCGCGACGCGGGCGCCTACCTGGACTGGCTGGCGGCCGCGCCCGAGGTCGCCGACGGCGGGGTCGGGCTCACCGGCTACTGCATGGGCGCCGCGCTGGTGCTGCGCACCGCCGCCGCCTACCCGGAGCGCGTCGCCGCCGGGGCCGGATTCCACGGCGGCAGGCTGGCGAGCGACGCCGCCGACAGCCCGCACCTGGACGCCGACCGGATCACCGCCGAGCTGTACTTCGGCCACGCCGACGCCGACCCCTCGCTCCCCCCGGAGCAGATCGAGCGGCTGAACAAGGCGCTGGACTCGGCCGGGGTGCGCTACCGGGCCGAGGTCTACGCGGGCGCCGCGCACGGCTTCACCCAGCGCGATCTGGCCAGCTACGACGCCGAGGCGGATGCCAGGCACCTGCGCGAACTCGGGGCACTGCTGGACCGCGCACTGGGGTGA
- a CDS encoding SRPBCC family protein, whose product MGHIRYASDVGAPVDVAFTYADNHRFVPDWMFGVAGFEPAGELDRGRGAVFSTDTRLGPWRSTLECEITDYRRNVVIGYTLRGRLSGTLTLHFDPLGYGRSVLTSEARYATPTGLARLLARPVESAVRAALRRTEAQLRREIEEFHGTDLVGRIA is encoded by the coding sequence ATGGGCCACATCAGGTACGCCAGTGACGTGGGAGCTCCGGTCGACGTCGCGTTCACCTACGCCGACAACCATCGCTTCGTCCCGGACTGGATGTTCGGTGTGGCGGGGTTCGAACCGGCCGGGGAGCTCGACCGCGGGCGGGGTGCGGTGTTCAGCACCGACACCCGCCTCGGTCCCTGGCGATCCACGCTGGAGTGCGAGATCACCGACTACCGGCGCAACGTCGTCATCGGTTATACCCTGCGTGGCCGGCTCTCGGGCACGCTCACGCTACATTTCGATCCGCTCGGCTACGGCCGGTCGGTGCTCACCTCGGAGGCGCGCTACGCCACCCCCACCGGGCTCGCCAGGCTGCTGGCCCGGCCCGTCGAATCAGCGGTCAGGGCGGCGCTGCGCCGCACCGAGGCCCAGTTGCGAAGGGAGATCGAGGAATTTCACGGAACAGATCTTGTCGGCCGGATTGCGTAG
- a CDS encoding MlaD family protein, with amino-acid sequence MNLLRNKLVLSGIGLVLVLIAGATYLAIGVMRVNPLRSEYTVTVYLDRSGGLQPGNDVTLRGFRIGKVEDITLTDRGQLIAAKATIDSRYPIPVDTAISVQALSGAGEQYIDFRPATDSGPYLADGAEIRFDPEKIKTPTPVWQVLDNSSALIAQVDPKKFGTILAQLDIALSGGPDQLRGMINGLSLAAAGLDSLLPQTTNLIANLQTIAATTSNAQPDLATLTANSGELFTQFNNADAELKALLDQSPQYFSDLGAVLSDTTDPITGLATNFVAITRGAQLRTPALSALFPSLALGLDALGVPAHDGEFHTIVDIWPRPTCYYQSDYLKPEIIVDDTLPRWNYCVNPPPGQQIRGAANAPRPDVPNNGAYIPPGVDPNERTLPPVR; translated from the coding sequence ATGAACCTGCTGCGGAACAAACTGGTGCTCTCCGGGATCGGGCTGGTGCTCGTGCTGATCGCGGGCGCCACCTACCTCGCGATCGGCGTGATGCGGGTGAACCCGCTGCGCTCGGAGTACACCGTCACCGTCTACCTGGACCGCTCCGGCGGGTTGCAGCCGGGCAACGACGTCACGCTGCGCGGCTTCCGGATCGGCAAGGTCGAGGACATCACGCTCACCGACCGCGGCCAGCTGATCGCGGCGAAGGCGACCATCGACAGCCGGTACCCGATCCCGGTGGACACCGCCATCTCGGTGCAGGCGCTCTCCGGCGCGGGCGAGCAGTACATCGACTTCCGCCCGGCCACCGACTCCGGGCCCTACCTGGCCGACGGCGCCGAGATCCGCTTCGACCCGGAGAAGATCAAGACCCCGACTCCGGTGTGGCAGGTGCTGGACAACTCCAGCGCGCTCATCGCGCAGGTGGATCCGAAGAAGTTCGGCACCATCCTGGCCCAGCTCGACATCGCGCTCAGCGGCGGCCCCGACCAGCTGCGCGGCATGATCAACGGGCTCAGTTTGGCCGCGGCCGGGCTCGACTCGCTGCTGCCGCAGACCACCAACCTGATCGCCAACCTGCAGACCATCGCGGCGACCACCTCGAACGCGCAGCCGGACCTGGCCACGCTGACGGCGAACTCGGGCGAGCTCTTCACCCAGTTCAACAACGCCGACGCCGAGCTCAAGGCGCTGCTCGACCAGTCGCCGCAGTACTTCAGCGACCTCGGCGCGGTGCTCAGCGACACCACCGACCCGATCACCGGGCTGGCGACCAACTTCGTCGCGATCACCCGCGGTGCGCAGCTGCGCACCCCCGCGCTCAGCGCGCTCTTCCCGTCGCTCGCGCTCGGGCTGGACGCGCTCGGCGTGCCCGCGCACGACGGCGAGTTCCACACCATCGTCGACATCTGGCCCCGGCCGACCTGCTACTACCAGTCGGACTACCTCAAGCCGGAGATCATCGTCGACGACACCCTGCCGCGCTGGAACTACTGCGTGAACCCGCCGCCCGGCCAGCAGATCCGCGGCGCCGCCAACGCGCCGCGCCCGGATGTGCCGAACAACGGCGCCTACATCCCGCCGGGAGTCGATCCGAACGAGCGCACGCTCCCTCCCGTGCGCTGA